One window from the genome of Myxococcales bacterium encodes:
- a CDS encoding LysR family transcriptional regulator: MNWLNYQHLYYFSVIASEGGIAPAARKLKLTHSTLSAQLKSLEAHLGTLLFDRRGKRLWLTSFGQEALSYAVDIFRLGRELNESAQGRLRGRRKMVVVGVAPSIPKSLIAWVMETTLASENVSVQIRQDDPPVLLERLMLGRCGMVITNDPPQLPRASRLHVQILGNTGISLYAHDRLARGLKKDFPAGINGKKLVMPMAGGPLRKALDHWLLEHELSVEVVAETNDAGIMRALGTLGTCILPVRGIVRKEVEGLHGLRLLGECVGVRETYYAVTAERKSHDEPISAILRQATRHLEHRH, translated from the coding sequence ATGAACTGGCTAAACTATCAGCACCTGTACTACTTCTCAGTGATCGCGTCGGAAGGTGGCATCGCGCCCGCGGCCCGCAAGCTGAAATTGACGCACTCAACCCTCAGCGCGCAACTCAAGTCGCTCGAGGCCCACCTAGGCACGCTGTTGTTTGACCGCCGCGGCAAGCGGCTGTGGCTAACCTCGTTTGGCCAAGAAGCCCTAAGCTATGCCGTCGACATTTTTCGGCTAGGCCGTGAACTCAACGAATCGGCGCAAGGGCGCTTACGGGGCCGACGAAAGATGGTGGTGGTTGGCGTCGCGCCCTCAATTCCAAAATCGCTCATTGCATGGGTGATGGAAACCACGCTGGCGTCAGAGAATGTTTCCGTGCAGATTCGGCAAGATGATCCGCCGGTGCTGCTAGAGCGCCTAATGCTGGGACGTTGCGGCATGGTGATTACTAACGACCCACCGCAGCTGCCGCGCGCATCGCGGCTCCACGTGCAAATTCTTGGGAATACCGGCATCTCCCTTTACGCCCACGATCGCCTCGCGCGCGGTCTAAAGAAAGACTTTCCCGCCGGCATTAACGGGAAAAAGCTCGTGATGCCTATGGCGGGCGGCCCGTTACGCAAGGCGCTTGACCATTGGCTGCTTGAGCATGAACTCAGCGTCGAGGTCGTTGCCGAGACCAACGACGCTGGCATCATGCGCGCCTTGGGAACCCTAGGGACGTGCATCTTGCCGGTGCGAGGTATTGTCCGTAAAGAAGTAGAAGGGCTCCACGGCCTTCGCCTGCTCGGCGAATGCGTTGGCGTACGCGAGACCTACTACGCCGTCACCGCGGAACGAAAATCACACGACGAGCCCATTTCGGCCATCCTGCGGCAGGCGACTAGGCATTTGGAGCATCGGCACTAG
- the xth gene encoding exodeoxyribonuclease III — MKLISWNVNGLRAVIKKQNFLEFLDAEKPDILCLQETKCSPDQVEPCWPKRYGAHWNSAEKKGYSGTAIFSKKAPLAVKPHIGVAEHDREGRVLTAEYEDFYLVNVYVPNSQRELTRLPYRQQWDVAFLKYLKKLERKKPVIWCGDLNVAHTEIDLANPKANVKNHGFTPQERAGFEAFLAAGFIDTFREFEKGPNHYTWWSPMSGARARNVGWRIDYFLISPALRPRLKRAAILPHVMGSDHCPVLIELRG; from the coding sequence ATGAAGCTCATCTCTTGGAACGTCAACGGCCTGCGCGCCGTGATCAAGAAACAAAATTTCCTCGAGTTTCTCGACGCCGAAAAGCCCGACATCTTGTGCCTGCAAGAAACCAAGTGCTCGCCAGACCAGGTCGAGCCGTGTTGGCCTAAGCGCTACGGCGCGCATTGGAACAGCGCGGAGAAGAAGGGCTATTCGGGCACCGCGATTTTCTCGAAGAAAGCGCCGCTTGCGGTCAAGCCGCACATCGGCGTGGCCGAGCACGACCGCGAGGGCCGCGTGCTCACCGCCGAGTATGAAGACTTCTACTTGGTGAATGTTTACGTGCCCAACTCGCAGCGCGAGCTCACCCGCCTGCCCTATCGCCAGCAATGGGATGTGGCGTTTTTGAAGTATCTAAAAAAGCTCGAGCGCAAGAAGCCCGTCATCTGGTGCGGCGACCTTAACGTGGCGCACACGGAAATCGATCTGGCCAACCCCAAGGCCAATGTGAAGAACCACGGCTTTACGCCGCAAGAGCGCGCCGGCTTTGAGGCGTTTCTGGCCGCCGGGTTCATCGATACGTTTCGCGAATTCGAAAAGGGGCCAAATCACTACACGTGGTGGAGCCCGATGTCCGGCGCGCGCGCCCGCAACGTGGGATGGCGCATCGACTACTTTCTAATCTCGCCGGCGCTCCGCCCACGCCTCAAGCGCGCGGCGATCTTGCCGCACGTCATGGGCAGCGACCATTGCCCGGTGCTGATTGAGCTGCGCGGCTAG
- a CDS encoding benzoyl-CoA-dihydrodiol lyase produces the protein MEWTQFEPGPASYRHWQLEVAGPVAKLTMKVDAAHPHKPGYELKLNSYDLSVDIELADITQRLRFEHPEVRVCVVGADLDRVFCSGANIYMLGASSHSFKVNFCKFTNETRRYLEDASAHSALKFLSACKGTTAGGGYELALACDEIMLVEDGNSAVSFPETPLLAVLPGTGGLTRLVDKRKVRRDRADVFCTLAEGIKGKRAKEWNLVDDVVPRSKWDEAVSARTQALVAKASGEGRAVGPAVKLPALAATVKDTSRAYCYVSLDIDNKQRTATLTVRAPSQAPQGSITAEGVDTWSLRAFRELDNALLHLRFDLPQIGTVLVRTIGDRSLVLAHDEALRADASGFAREVRLLQARVLRRLDNTAKSLFAVADSPESCFAGVLLEVALACDRAYGLIDAKEAIALQTGVANRGDLLTASGLSRLAVRFYGTPAQVEKVLAEGAKGPLSVEAAEALGLVTIAADDIDFADELRIAVEERASLSPDALTGMEASLRFLGPETMETKIFGRLSAWQNWIFTRANATGEQGALTLYGRPERPAFQFNRT, from the coding sequence ATGGAATGGACCCAATTCGAACCTGGCCCCGCGAGCTATCGCCACTGGCAGCTCGAGGTGGCGGGCCCAGTTGCCAAGCTGACCATGAAGGTCGATGCGGCGCATCCGCATAAGCCAGGCTATGAGCTCAAGCTTAACTCCTACGATCTATCGGTCGACATCGAGCTCGCCGACATTACGCAGCGCCTGCGCTTTGAGCACCCCGAGGTGCGGGTATGCGTGGTTGGCGCCGACCTCGATCGGGTGTTTTGCTCGGGCGCCAACATCTACATGCTCGGCGCGTCGTCACATTCGTTTAAGGTGAACTTTTGCAAGTTCACCAACGAGACGCGGCGGTATCTCGAAGACGCCTCGGCCCACAGCGCGCTTAAGTTTTTGTCGGCGTGCAAGGGCACCACGGCCGGTGGCGGCTATGAGCTGGCGCTCGCCTGCGACGAGATCATGCTGGTTGAAGACGGCAACTCGGCGGTGTCGTTTCCCGAAACGCCATTGCTTGCCGTGCTGCCTGGCACTGGCGGCCTCACCCGCTTGGTCGACAAGCGCAAGGTGCGGCGTGATCGCGCCGACGTGTTCTGCACCCTCGCCGAGGGCATCAAGGGCAAGCGCGCCAAGGAGTGGAATCTCGTCGACGACGTGGTGCCGCGCAGCAAGTGGGACGAGGCGGTTAGCGCCCGTACGCAGGCGTTGGTGGCTAAGGCCAGCGGCGAAGGACGCGCGGTTGGCCCCGCGGTTAAATTGCCGGCGCTTGCCGCCACGGTCAAAGACACTTCGCGCGCGTATTGCTACGTCTCGCTCGATATTGACAACAAGCAACGCACCGCCACGCTTACCGTGCGCGCGCCATCGCAGGCGCCGCAAGGCAGCATCACCGCCGAGGGCGTGGACACGTGGTCGCTGCGCGCCTTTCGCGAGCTCGACAATGCGCTGCTGCACCTGCGCTTCGATCTGCCGCAGATTGGCACCGTGCTGGTGCGTACCATTGGCGATCGCTCGCTGGTGTTGGCGCACGACGAGGCCTTGCGCGCCGATGCCAGCGGTTTTGCGCGCGAGGTGCGGCTCTTGCAAGCGCGCGTGCTGCGCCGCCTAGACAACACCGCCAAGTCGCTGTTTGCCGTCGCCGATTCGCCCGAGTCGTGTTTTGCCGGCGTGTTGCTCGAAGTGGCGCTCGCCTGCGATCGCGCCTATGGCCTCATTGACGCCAAAGAAGCCATTGCCCTGCAAACCGGCGTCGCCAATCGCGGCGACTTGCTCACCGCCAGTGGCCTCTCTCGCCTCGCTGTGCGCTTCTATGGCACACCTGCGCAAGTGGAAAAAGTCTTGGCCGAAGGCGCCAAGGGCCCGTTGTCCGTCGAGGCCGCCGAAGCGCTGGGGCTCGTTACCATCGCCGCCGACGACATCGACTTTGCCGATGAGCTGCGCATTGCGGTGGAAGAGCGCGCGTCGCTGTCGCCCGATGCGCTTACCGGCATGGAGGCATCGCTGCGCTTCCTTGGCCCGGAAACCATGGAGACCAAGATCTTCGGCCGTCTCTCGGCGTGGCAAAACTGGATCTTCACTCGCGCCAACGCCACGGGCGAACAGGGCGCGCTGACGCTGTACGGCCGCCCCGAGCGCCCCGCCTTTCAATTTAACCGCACCTAG
- a CDS encoding glutaredoxin: protein MSRNILSDASIHPAIREKIAAHHRDIVTEVQAAVAAHPVVVVGMKQNPVPKRARSLLAAHGTPFHYLEYGSYLNTWRRRNALKMWTGWPTFPMIFVRGTLIGGADDLAKLMDSGEFDRLLAA, encoded by the coding sequence ATGTCCCGCAACATTTTAAGCGACGCCTCGATCCATCCCGCCATACGCGAGAAAATCGCGGCGCATCATCGAGATATCGTAACGGAAGTTCAGGCGGCGGTCGCGGCGCACCCCGTGGTGGTGGTGGGGATGAAGCAAAACCCGGTGCCCAAGCGAGCCCGCAGCCTGCTCGCGGCCCATGGCACGCCGTTTCACTACCTTGAGTACGGTAGCTATCTCAACACGTGGCGGCGCCGCAATGCCCTCAAGATGTGGACCGGTTGGCCAACCTTTCCGATGATTTTTGTCCGCGGCACCCTCATCGGCGGCGCCGATGACCTTGCGAAGCTCATGGACTCAGGGGAGTTCGATCGCTTGCTCGCGGCGTAA
- a CDS encoding enoyl-CoA hydratase/isomerase family protein: MSQSSPQTSGPTLVTYAYADGIATLTLHNPPANAYSYEMFRQLDDAVLRARMDTSVHVIVITGHGEKVFCAGADIAMLRAATPEFKYYFCLHANETLLRLEHTPKLVIAAINGHCVGGGLEIAMACDLRIARRNAGKLGLPEVALGVLPGTGGTQRLSRLVGRAKAMELMVKGSTFTCEAARDMGLITDICDVSAADFPAAVTAYARDYCPPGKAAGAVGHIKRAVQTGSDLSMEAGLALERELQQRLFAAPDAKEGLAAYTEKRAPQFRG; the protein is encoded by the coding sequence ATGTCGCAAAGCTCGCCCCAAACATCGGGCCCAACCTTGGTCACCTACGCCTACGCCGACGGCATCGCCACGCTCACGCTGCATAATCCGCCGGCGAATGCCTACTCCTACGAGATGTTCCGCCAGCTTGACGACGCGGTCCTGCGCGCGCGCATGGATACGTCTGTGCACGTGATCGTGATTACAGGTCATGGCGAAAAGGTTTTTTGCGCCGGCGCCGACATCGCGATGCTACGCGCGGCGACGCCAGAATTTAAGTATTACTTTTGCCTGCATGCCAATGAAACGCTGCTGCGACTTGAGCACACGCCCAAGCTCGTGATCGCGGCGATCAACGGACATTGCGTTGGCGGCGGCCTTGAGATCGCGATGGCGTGTGACTTGCGGATCGCGCGCCGCAATGCCGGCAAGCTCGGGTTGCCAGAAGTTGCGCTCGGCGTCTTGCCGGGGACGGGCGGCACGCAGCGACTATCGCGCTTAGTCGGGCGCGCTAAGGCGATGGAGCTCATGGTGAAAGGTTCAACGTTTACCTGCGAGGCCGCGCGCGACATGGGCCTCATCACCGATATCTGCGATGTCAGCGCGGCGGATTTTCCCGCGGCGGTTACGGCGTATGCGCGCGACTATTGCCCTCCAGGCAAAGCCGCAGGCGCGGTTGGCCACATCAAGCGCGCGGTGCAGACCGGCAGCGATTTGTCGATGGAGGCGGGCCTGGCGCTCGAGCGCGAGCTGCAGCAACGCCTCTTTGCCGCCCCCGATGCCAAGGAAGGCCTTGCCGCCTATACCGAAAAACGCGCGCCGCAGTTTCGCGGCTAG
- a CDS encoding heme-binding protein produces MKRRPTPSQYVLASLPEPTDPRVHLREIAAKKVAVVRYSGTWSMRNYNEHLAILQKGLTREGLHAVGEPSWARYDPPYKPWFLRTNEISIEVA; encoded by the coding sequence ATCAAGCGGCGACCTACCCCTTCGCAGTACGTGCTTGCGTCGCTACCTGAGCCCACCGATCCTCGCGTGCATTTGCGAGAGATTGCTGCCAAGAAAGTAGCGGTCGTCCGCTATTCGGGAACCTGGTCGATGCGCAACTACAATGAGCATCTCGCCATCTTGCAAAAGGGCCTAACGCGCGAAGGGCTGCACGCGGTCGGCGAACCGTCGTGGGCCCGATACGACCCGCCGTACAAACCATGGTTTCTCCGCACCAACGAAATTTCGATCGAAGTCGCTTGA
- a CDS encoding metallopeptidase family protein → MTPELEALLNDATECLAEGDLTQAKRLLGKAEKLAPTAPEVRFLAAEITEATDGDGLAAFEALAAAEPTYPDAALAAAAIHLSEGNLDAASRHVDAAIENIEEDGMMFAAMTLKAEIILASPGSPTKQQATVREMLGQLADLELDDPADFMQLGELWLEAGDSKQALAWLFRASEDDEMRADALHAMGAIYDEAGDAASRTAAWLEVARLDAGAEKPDWDLDEDAFNQEAEAAFELLCEAAKRDLETVPLLIEEAPSEAHVREGVDPRALGLFQGAPTADRLNANEPTVIRLFRANIAAASLDEDDMREQVRITVLHETAHYFGLDDDQLDQLGLG, encoded by the coding sequence ATGACCCCAGAACTCGAAGCACTTCTCAACGACGCGACCGAATGCCTCGCCGAGGGCGACCTCACGCAGGCCAAGCGCCTGCTCGGCAAGGCCGAAAAGCTGGCGCCAACGGCGCCCGAGGTGCGCTTCCTCGCCGCCGAGATTACCGAGGCCACCGACGGCGATGGCCTTGCGGCCTTCGAGGCACTTGCCGCCGCCGAGCCAACGTATCCCGATGCGGCATTGGCCGCCGCGGCGATTCATTTGAGCGAAGGCAATCTCGATGCGGCGAGTCGCCACGTCGATGCCGCGATCGAAAACATTGAGGAAGACGGCATGATGTTCGCGGCGATGACGCTGAAGGCCGAAATCATCTTGGCCTCGCCCGGCTCGCCGACTAAGCAACAGGCCACCGTGCGCGAGATGCTCGGCCAGCTCGCCGACCTCGAGCTCGACGACCCCGCCGATTTTATGCAGCTCGGCGAATTGTGGCTAGAGGCCGGCGATAGCAAGCAAGCCCTTGCCTGGTTGTTCCGGGCCTCCGAGGATGACGAAATGCGCGCCGATGCGCTGCACGCGATGGGCGCCATCTACGATGAAGCCGGCGACGCCGCGAGCCGCACGGCCGCTTGGCTGGAGGTGGCAAGGCTTGATGCCGGTGCCGAAAAGCCCGACTGGGATCTCGACGAAGACGCTTTTAATCAAGAAGCGGAAGCCGCGTTTGAGCTGCTCTGTGAGGCCGCCAAACGCGATCTGGAAACCGTACCGCTGCTCATCGAAGAAGCGCCCAGCGAGGCCCACGTGCGCGAGGGCGTCGATCCGCGCGCGCTTGGCCTGTTTCAAGGCGCCCCCACCGCGGATCGCCTGAACGCCAACGAGCCGACCGTGATTCGCCTGTTCCGCGCCAACATCGCCGCCGCCTCACTCGACGAAGACGACATGCGCGAGCAGGTGCGCATCACCGTGCTGCACGAGACGGCGCACTATTTTGGCCTCGACGACGACCAGCTTGACCAGCTTGGCTTGGGCTAG
- the boxB gene encoding benzoyl-CoA 2,3-epoxidase subunit BoxB, whose product MTAVLTDEKIPNNVHLADDKRLQRALEEWQPKFIEWWKDMGPVGFQASDVYLRTAVSVESDGWAHFDHVKMPDYRWGIFLEPKVEGRLQGFGDFQGQPVWDEVPGEFRNVLRRLIVTQGDTEPASVEQQRMLGKTAPSLYDMRNLFQVNVEEGRHLWAMVYLLHTYFGRDGREEAEELLMRRSGDSDRPRILGAFNEPNNHWLSFFMFTMFTDRDGKYQLASLAESGFDPLARTCRFMLTEEAHHMFVGETGVQRVIKRACELMKESSNGDVRALGGIDLPTVQKYLNLWYTLSLDLFGGEISSNAADAFASGLKGRFKEDKYEDHKLLTGTHRMDVLENGQVVGKDVPMRTALNEVLREEYIKDCQRGVDRWNKTIADSGIAFEMKLPSHKFHRQIGMWSTVHFTPTGELISADEFAKHKHAWLPTEEDETYVKSLMVSVTEPGKMAGWIAPPLRGINGLPEQFEYVRF is encoded by the coding sequence ATGACCGCCGTTCTCACCGACGAAAAAATCCCCAACAACGTCCACCTCGCCGACGACAAGCGCCTGCAACGCGCGCTCGAAGAATGGCAACCCAAGTTCATTGAGTGGTGGAAAGACATGGGCCCGGTTGGCTTTCAGGCGAGCGACGTCTACCTGCGCACCGCGGTTTCTGTGGAGTCCGACGGCTGGGCGCATTTCGACCACGTCAAGATGCCAGACTATCGCTGGGGCATTTTCCTTGAGCCGAAAGTCGAAGGCCGGCTGCAAGGCTTTGGCGATTTTCAAGGCCAGCCGGTGTGGGACGAAGTGCCAGGGGAATTTCGCAACGTGCTGCGCCGCCTGATTGTCACGCAGGGCGACACCGAGCCGGCCTCGGTTGAGCAACAGCGCATGCTCGGCAAGACCGCGCCGTCGCTGTACGACATGCGCAACCTGTTTCAGGTCAACGTCGAAGAAGGCCGCCATCTTTGGGCCATGGTCTATTTGCTGCACACTTACTTTGGCCGCGACGGCCGCGAGGAGGCCGAAGAACTGCTGATGCGCCGCTCGGGCGACAGCGACCGCCCGCGCATCTTGGGCGCCTTTAACGAACCCAATAACCATTGGTTGTCGTTTTTTATGTTCACCATGTTCACCGACCGCGACGGCAAGTACCAACTCGCGTCGCTCGCCGAGAGCGGCTTTGATCCGCTGGCGCGCACCTGCCGCTTCATGCTTACCGAAGAGGCGCATCACATGTTTGTCGGCGAGACCGGCGTGCAGCGCGTGATCAAGCGCGCCTGCGAGCTAATGAAAGAATCGAGCAACGGCGATGTGCGCGCGCTCGGCGGCATTGACCTGCCGACGGTGCAGAAATACCTCAACCTTTGGTACACGTTGTCGCTCGATCTGTTTGGCGGCGAGATTTCGTCCAATGCGGCCGACGCCTTTGCCTCGGGCCTCAAGGGTCGCTTCAAAGAAGACAAATACGAAGACCACAAGCTGCTCACCGGCACCCACCGCATGGACGTGCTCGAGAACGGCCAGGTCGTCGGCAAGGACGTGCCGATGCGCACCGCGCTCAACGAGGTGCTGCGCGAGGAATACATCAAAGACTGTCAACGCGGCGTCGACCGCTGGAACAAGACCATCGCCGACTCGGGCATTGCCTTCGAGATGAAATTGCCATCGCACAAGTTCCACCGCCAAATCGGCATGTGGTCGACGGTTCATTTTACGCCGACCGGCGAGCTGATCAGCGCCGACGAATTCGCCAAGCACAAACACGCCTGGCTGCCCACCGAGGAAGACGAGACCTACGTCAAGAGCCTCATGGTCTCCGTTACCGAGCCCGGCAAGATGGCCGGCTGGATCGCACCGCCTCTGCGCGGCATCAACGGCCTGCCCGAGCAGTTTGAATACGTCCGGTTTTAG
- a CDS encoding helix-turn-helix domain-containing protein: MVEPRAAAHPTAEAFLARVGAQVLARRQQRGWSRRELAARAGLSERFLALLEAGTGNISLTRFAEVAAALELAPDELLRATASELPIALLGMRGAGKSTLGPLLAKQRGWRFFELDREIERLAGLRLAQIFELHGEAYYRRLEHQALRAIIDGSPCVFATGGSIVTDDANYELVLQRCTTVWLKATPKQHWERVVQQGDLRPMQNNPHAFAELRDMLARREPAYARARIHLQTARGVPAMVKQLATATAA, translated from the coding sequence ATGGTCGAGCCACGCGCCGCCGCGCATCCTACCGCCGAGGCCTTCCTGGCCCGCGTTGGCGCGCAGGTGCTCGCCCGTCGCCAGCAGCGAGGCTGGTCGCGGCGCGAGTTGGCCGCCCGGGCCGGCCTCTCGGAACGTTTTCTCGCGCTGCTCGAAGCGGGCACCGGTAACATTTCGCTTACGCGCTTTGCCGAGGTTGCCGCGGCGCTTGAGCTCGCGCCCGACGAGCTCTTGCGCGCCACCGCGAGCGAGTTGCCCATCGCCCTGCTCGGCATGCGCGGCGCCGGCAAATCCACCCTTGGCCCGTTGCTCGCCAAGCAACGCGGCTGGCGCTTCTTCGAGCTCGATCGCGAAATTGAGCGCCTTGCTGGCCTGCGCCTCGCGCAGATCTTCGAGCTGCATGGCGAGGCTTATTACCGCCGCCTCGAACACCAAGCGCTACGCGCGATCATCGATGGGTCGCCGTGCGTGTTCGCTACGGGCGGCTCCATCGTCACCGATGACGCCAACTACGAGCTGGTGCTTCAGCGCTGCACCACGGTTTGGCTCAAAGCGACGCCTAAGCAGCACTGGGAGCGCGTGGTGCAGCAAGGTGACTTGCGGCCGATGCAGAACAACCCCCACGCCTTTGCCGAGCTGCGCGACATGCTCGCGCGGCGCGAGCCGGCGTACGCGCGCGCCCGCATCCATTTGCAAACGGCGCGCGGTGTGCCGGCGATGGTCAAGCAGCTGGCGACCGCGACCGCGGCGTAA